The genomic stretch CAATACCCTGACGGACTATGTTAATTACATCATGTCACGTGATGTTCAGTATTACGAAACAGAGTATAATCTAACTGTGCCATACTGGAATGGCTTTTCAAAGAATACTGATGGCTCTAATCCATCTTGGAAAAATATCAAGCTTGGAAGTAAAATTAAACTATATGAAAGTATCAAAAGATATGAAGATGAAGAATGGATTGATGTAGATGTTCAAAGGGAGTATGTTGTTGTTGGTATAGAACGTAATCTTCAAAAACCTGAAACAACATTGAAATTACATTCATTGGACCGCTTTGCATTTGGTACATGGGATTCTCCGGTATCTCCACCAGTATTTATATTTCAACCCGGTACTCAAAGTAATTTGTATGATGAAAGTATGGATGTTGAAAGTTTTGAAAGTGATACTGAAATTGAAAGTGGCGATGTGGTAATGATAAAACCAAATCAAAAGATTATGAAAGCAGAAAATAAATCAATATACTATCATTATCCGATAGGAATTGCTTTATCTTCCGGAGGTGTTGGAGATACTATAGTAGTTCAACTTTCAGGTTTAGTCAAAAGTAGCAGATATGATTTTCTCCAAGCTGGAAAAATGATACAACTTCGGTATAATCCGGCAGACTTGAATCTTTCAACTTCCTTGCTCGAAGATAAGACCGCCGATGAAGATATGATTGTGAACCTTGGTTTATCAGTTTCTCCGGATAGTTTATTTATGAATATTCAAAGAATGGAGCTTCCATGAAAAGAATAACACTCAGATTCAGTAATGAAAAATTATCTACATTAGTATATGATAGTGAAGCTGTGAATCAATTATCTTTTGAAACTATAAGACTAACAGATCCAATGCCTGTTGGCATTAATGAGGAAGGTATTTTGCTAAACGGTAGAAAATATAGTCATAAATTATATGCACATAATGAAATAGAATTTACAATCACAACCGATGAGCTATCTACTAATGCTATAGAGTTTCTGAAATCATATTATTTATCAAATTATCAATATATATCTCTTTACAGTTCATCATGGGGCAACTATATAAAAGTGATAACTGAAGGTGGGAAATTTCCATTGGATTACCAGAATGATATTAAATATTTACCTGAAATTAAAATGAAATTAATCTATGAGGACTCGCTATGACAGAAGTAATTTTTAAGGAATTTTTGGGCAATGTAAAATTATTACCCTTTACAGGAATAGCATTTTATAAAAGAGAAGAATGGGGCGATAATGCCGACGCTAATGTAGTATTTCATCAGTTAGAAGGAGAATCAAGCTGGTCAATTAAAGGAATAATGAAAGATACTTTTTGGGGTGGAAAGAAGAAAATAGGTTATAATGTTGATGTGAATGTATATTTACCTTTTAATTCTGATTATGAAAGTATAAAGTTGACCATGGATGTTGTTTTAAAAGGCAGATTTTCTTATTCATTATTATTAGGAAGTGCCAAAGCCTCAAATATAGATTATGTTCCACCGGCAGTAATTAACAGCACAGGAGCATGTTGGATTGATATATCTCCAGCAGATGTAAATCATTCAATAGAAATTGAGCAAGTAGAACTCAGACCAAGAACAATTATTAGAATACAACATTTTATAAAATCATTAAGTGATGTTACAATTACAAATACATAAAAGGAGTTAAAATTATGGACGAGAATTATTCAGAACCAATTGTTATCGAGTATGAGGGTAGAAAATTTATTTACAAATATAAAAATTTATCTATTCTTCAGGCAGAGCTTGCCCGCGAGGCGGGAGAGTTCAAACGTGACCAACTTGAAGCACAGCCGGAGAGTTTTAAGCAGGTACTCAAATCACGTGGAGCACATTGGTTACCGCAAATATGCTCATATTTATTTAGAGAGTTCAAAGATGAATCTCTACTCAAATTCAATTTAGATAAAGTAGAAACCGATATTGAGCAATATTTTCAGAATCTACCAAATGAAGAACGTCCAAAGCTTGAGGAAAGCATAAAGGATTTTTTTACAAATATCGGCTTTCCACAGACAGCGTTGCTCTTACTGCAAAGAGAAAGGAAGCCGAACTTAACGAAAACATTGTTACCGCTCTTGCAGACAGTCTTGCAGAAGAACGTAGAAAACAACAATTCATAGACCGACAATACAGAGTACAGAATATTTATAATATTAATGAATTTCGAAGAAGAATTGAAGAAGCAGAAACAAATATTTGGTATATTCCGGTACTTGCACAAAATGACATTACAAAGTTTGAAGAGATAAAAAATTCAAATTTCATTGATGGAATGAAAACTCTCGAAATACTAATTAATGCAATACCAAGCCGGAAATGACAGTACGGCTTTTTTTATACAGGTGAAAAAATGAAAAGTTCAAAAGTGACTGATTTTGGAATAGGAACTGCTGAAAGAACCTTAGCAGAATACTTAGAGCATTGGCATAATAAGAACTGGGCAGGAATGACTAAAAATTCTCAATTGACATGGTTGAAGAATGAAGAAAATCCACTCAAATGGATTGAAGATTGGCATATTCATAAACATCTTAAAAACTACAAAGTAATTAAATCTCAGAAAAATTCTGAAGTATTTGTAACTGTTGTAGTTAAATGTGAAATTGAAAATAATAACAAAAAATTGTTAGCCAATATTCAGTTCAATTTAATTCGGGAAAAAGCACCTTACAAACCTGATATTGAAGGAGTATGGGGTGTAAATCCAATTTCAGGATTGAAAGTAACAGCGAGGTCATGATGTCAAAGAATCTTGAAATGGTGCTTGACTTTATGGTCGATCTCAAAACTGATAAGTCAAAAGTCAAACGGCTTGCCGATGAAACTGAAAAACTACTAAGTTCAATTCATCCGGAGATTGATACAAGCAGTCTTAAAAAAGGTGTTCAGGAGATAATGAATTATCTCCAAAGTACTGGGGGAAGTGTTGAAAATCTCAAGCAAGCTATGTCCACGATGGAAATAAATCTTGACGCAGAAGACTTAGTAAGTACCTTTAATGAAATTGAAAATGCATTACTTGAAATAGAAAAAATTGATGTTAGTGAAGCTCTTAAAAAAATTGACCTAAGTGAAGTAGAAAAAACACTTGAAAACCTTGAAATATCATTGAGTGGATTAAGTGAGGAAGACTTTTTTAAAGAGATAGAAAAGTTAGCAGATAGTTTTGTAAAGTCCGAAATGGAATCAAAAAAGTTGCTTGAAACTCAGAAACAAGCATTACAGGCTTTGAAAGCATCTGGCAAAGAAGGTTCTGAAGCTTATAAGAAACTTGAAAAGGATATTGCTGAGGCAGAAAAACGGCTTGGTTCACTTTCCGGAACTGCTGAAAAAACTACTAAGACATTTTCAGAAAGAATGGCAACATTTGGGCTTGCCACTCAGGGTGTACAGCAAGTCACTGCTGCTTTTAATCAGTTTTTAGGACCATATCAGGAATTTGACAAACAGCTCAAAAATATCGGAACTCTGGGCGTAAAGAATTTTGAGGAGTTTAGAAATTCTGCTATTAACCTGGCGAGTGATGTCCCCGATACAGTAGCAGGAGTTACAGAAGCAATATACAATGCTATATCAGCCGAAGCGATAAACGTAGTAGATGGACAGGCAGATATAGCACAAGGAATGAAATTTATTGAGCAATCAAGCAAGCTCGCTGTTGCTGGTCTTTCAACAACTAATGATGCAGTAAAAGCATTGTCATCAGTTACAAATGCTTACGGAACAGATGTATTGGACGCAGGTAAAGCCGCAGATATACTTTTTGCAACAGTAAAAAACGGTGTTACAACTGTGCCCGAATTAAATGCTTCTTTATCTCAGGTTGTACCTATTGCAGCTGCCGCAGGGGTTAGTTTTGAAGAAGTTGGTGCAGCAATAGCAACTTTAACAAAGCAAGGTGTCCCCACAGCACAAGCAACTACTCAGATTCGGTCTGCTATAGCTGAACTTATGAAGCCCGGAAAAGATTTAAAGGAAGTAATGGAAGCCGCAGGTGTAAGCATAGAATCACTTCAAAAAGACGGCTTTCAAGTTACTATGCAGAAGTTAGGGGAAGGTATGGCAAAAACCGGCAGAGATGCAGCCAACACATTTTCAAGCATAGAATCTATTGGTTTTGCATTAGCAAGTACTGGTGATAACGCAGAAAAATTTGCTAATGATTTAGCATCAATACAAGACGGAGCCGGAAGTGTTGATGAAGCTTTTGCTATAGCAAATGAGGGTATAGCAGTCAAAGTCCAGGGCGTTTTGAATAAAATTGAAGCAGGATTCTTTAAGTTCTTTGGTGCTGTTGGTGACGGTTTTATAGGATTGCTAACATTATCAAATCAATTAGCACCAATGATAGCATCATTTTCCGGCATAGCAAACCTATTACCTATTGATAAATTTAAGCAGTTAGGAACTGTAGTACTTGGTTTAATTCCAGGGTTTACTTCAGTTGGAGCTGTTGGTACTGCTACTGGAACGGCTGTATCAGCGGCGTGGATTTCAATTATAGCACCTATAGCTGCAATAGTAGCTGCTCTTGCCGGACTTTATTTATTTTTCACTAAAACAGAAAAAGGCACTTCGATAATCAAAAAACTTGGTGATGGATTTAAGCAATTATGGGATATGGCTCAACCGGCATTTGATGGTTTTATGACTTTTGGTGAATCTGTAGTCAATGCACTTACAACAATTGGTGAAGCCGTTTGGGAATACTTAATAACACCCTTTGAATTAGGTGCTGAAATAATTGATATGATTCTCGGTGTTATTGGTGACCTGATAGGAGAAACCCTGGACTTAAATAAAGTATTTGAAATCATGGGACAAGTATATAATGAGGCAGCTAAGAAAGTTGATGCAGTTGCTCAGGTATTTGCTAATATTGTCAAATGGATTAAACAAACAAAAGATAACATCACTGCATTCATCAGAAACGCACCGGAATTATTTGGAATTTTATTTGACTATGCAAAATATTATCTTAATCCGGTAAATTGGATATCCGGAGATGATGAGTTTGAAAAACAACTTTCTCTGAGGATGCAAAATGCTGTAAAGAAAGTTCGTGAAACTGCTCAGGATATAAATGCTCAAAGAGATACAAAGAAAACTGAAGAAGCCTTAGAAAAAGTTAATCAAAAGCAGAAAGAACTAAATAAAACCAACAAGGAAGCTAAAGATGTAAACGAAAGCAAAAACAGAAGCACTAAAACGGCTCTTGAAATTGCTAAGGAAGAAGCAGGTTTTAAAAGTAAACTGTTAGATCTTGAATATCAGAAAACTGAGTATCTGACAAAACAAAATCAACTTAACGAAAATCGTAATGCAACTACAGAAGAAGAGCTATATTTACTTAAAGAACAAATCAGTTCAATTGATAAGCAACGCCTTGCATGGATTGAAGCTCTAAAAGCAAAAAAATTAGTTAAAGAGATTACACCAGAAGGTGATATAATTTTTCAACCTAAAGTCAAAGAAGCTGATAAAGCAGAAATTGAATCTATAATCAGAAACTTTGATAAAGAAATTCAAAATAATCAATCGAAAGTACAAGGTATAAAACTAAAAATTGATACTGATAACAAAGAATTGGATAAACAGATTAAGGAGCTTCAGCAACAAAAGATAGAATGGGAAGTATCTGTTGGAATCAAAGATGAAGGAGCATTGGAGATATTTGCACAAGAATATCAAACTGAACTCGCATTGATAATAAATCAAATAGAAGATTACGAATCCGGAAGAGTAAAATTATCAAAAGAGAAATATGCAGAGCTCCTTAAATCAGAATTAGACTTTTCACAAAAACTTAGTGATATTCAAGGAAGAATAAATAACCGGAAACAAGAACAAATAGAGAAGAATTATGAAAAGGAATTAAATCTACTTGAACAAAAGTATGCAAAGGAAGAAAGTTTTTTGAAGAAGGTATCAGATAAAGTTCTGATAAGTAATTACAGCCAAATTGAAAATGACAGAATTTCTTCAATTGATAGAATTAAGCAGAAAGAAGCCGACAAATTAAAAGAGCTCGAACGTATGCGTGAAAATGATTCGATAAGTGAAATCAATTATGAAAGAAGGAAAACTGATATTCAAAATCAATTTGCAAAAGAAAGAGAGCAGGTAGAATCAGAAAATAGGCGGTTAAAACTTCAATCAGAGCAATTGCTCAACGGTGCACTAATCGAACAACAACGCAGAAAAGATGAAGAAATACTCAATCTTGAAAAGAATAAGATTACAAAAGAACTTACACTTCTTGAAGAAAGAGCTTTGCTATATGATGAGCTTGGTAAACCAATATTTGAAACCGACAAAGATAGAGAAGCTTATGAAAATCTAAAAACCAAATTAGATGAAACCGAAAATTTGCTTAAAACAAAAGCTGATTCTATGGGATTAATATTAATAGGTTTACAAGAAACCGTTTCTGATACAATGCTTAATTTGTTTTCCGGCAACTTAGATGCCGTTGTAGACTCATGGCGAGATTACTTTAATCAGTTAGCTGGTATGCTCCAAGCAAAAGTATCAGCATTTGTACTTGATATGATTCTTACACCAGGAACAATTCAATATCTATCGGCACTTCCATTTCCATTAAATATTGGTGCACTTCCGGCAATAACTCAAGCGGTGAGTGTAGCAGTAAAGAAATTCTCCGATCCTTTCATTAAGCAAATATTATCATTTCCAACAGGAGGTAAATTTGATTCACCAACCCTTGCTATAGTTGGTGATGGTGCAAAGCTTGGAATGCCGAACCGTGAGTGGCTGTTGAATGATCCGCAATTAATATCAATTGTTCAAATGGCAAGTCTTGCAAGTAATTCTATGATTGTATCAAAACTGGACAATTTAGATAAAACTATGTCAAGTATGAAATTATCTACGAAGTTGCGAGGTAAAGACATTGAAGTATCCTACCGACGAACCCACCAATACACAATAGCAAGAGCCAGGTAAAATGGTCCAACATTTAAACTCCTGATATAGCACTCTGAAAAGGGTGCTTTTTTTTGAAATATTTTTCAGCTATGATTTTTCCTTGAATATGATAAACCATATTGCGACAGATATTCAGTTATTTTTTTGCTGTCGGTCGTGTTCAGGGGGGAATTGCTTAAGAGCTTTTTCCCGAGTCCCTGTCGTGTCATACCGATTGCCTCTGAAATTTTAGTAGAAGGTATCAATTTTACTAATAATTTCAAGTCTTCTGTTTCAATCATGTTATAATTCCTTAGTAGTTAAATTAAAAGTTTTGATTGCTTTAGTGCTTAGCAATGCCGCTATATAGTCATAGCAGTCAGTATTTAAAGCCATAATGCCAAAAGTTGCATATTTGTCATTTGCACCATAAAGGCAAAACCCAGCCTCATTAGAGCCATGAATAATATTTTGCGTTGCTTTTTTGTCAGCAACTTCGACATCGAAAGTAATAATCATTGACTTTCTCATATTATACCTCTATATACCATCTTTTAGCTGATGAATCCCACTCAGCTCCGACGGCAAGAAAATCGTTATCATAATTCAGATTATAATAATAATCAACGACGTTGCCGTTACTATCTACAAAAGCATCTTTAGCGATGTCATTACTGACTAAGCCGTCTGCAGTAAAAACCTCTTGAACCACGTGATAAGCTCTCATTTCTAATCTCCAAAAATTATTTAACAAAAAATATATGTATATCATCAACACTTTCAATCAATTCAACTTCGTCAGCACTAAAACAAACACCGTCACCAGCGAAGTAAGCACTTTCAATTTCAACTCTTGCATCATCTAAATTGTCAGAACTAAGCTCTACAAAAGACAAACCATGACCTGCGTTCACATTATCAACTAAAACATAATAACCTTCATAAAGTTCACGAATATCCGCACTTCTTAACTCGTCGCCCCACAACTCCATACCTGAAATATACAAAGGCATATCATTTTCTAAACAATTCTGGATACCTGCTTCAAGTTCGTCCGCTGTACAAAACAAACCTTCTTGACCAAAATTCCAGCTTGACCAATTCCGTGCTAAGTCATTTTGTATGTGTCCGCTTTTTCTTGCTAACAGTTTCATTTCATTCTCCAAAAGTTATAAAAAAATTAAATTGTAAATTAATTACAATACAAAAGTAAATAAAAGTTTGCATATATGCAAATTATTTTTTACTTTTTTCACTTTTTTTTAAAATATTTTTAAAATTATTTTATTTCTATTGAATGTGAAGTAAGGTATTTTTGTAATATGTTTTTTAATCATTATCGGAGAACTAAAATGAATTATGAAGATTTAAGAATTTTGACCGGAATAATTCCTATTGACAATATGGAAAAATTATTTGATATCAGGAAAGAAGAAATTGAAACTAACACAGGAGAATTATCGTCAAAAGAAAAAGTTGAGAGTACTTTGAAATCATTTGGGCTATTTTTTAATCGGACAGGATACGAAGATTATCATCTCGAAAAAAAGTATAAATTTGGGAAAAAATAAAACTTTTTGCTTACATTTTGCTTAAATTGAAAACCGGTCATTTCTATAAAAAACACAAGCCCTTGATTTCTCAAGGGCTTGTTAAGGGTTTATGTTGGAGTTTCAGTGATCTCGGCGGGGCTCGAACCCACGACCCTTTGATTAAAAGTCAAATGCTCTACCAACTGAGCTACGAGATCATCACATTGTTTGTAAAAGCAAAGAATACAAAAGTAATACTTTCTTTCTAAATAAACAAAATTTATTTTGTTTAAGTTGATTTTTGTTTAAAATTTAATGCTTCAATGATTTTATTTTTTAATCCTGCGACATCAATTCCAAGCTCTGCATGAAGTTGTTCTTGAGTTCCGTGATGAATGAATTTATCAGGAATTCCAAGCAAATGGAAGTTTGTTTTATGATGAAAAATTTCAGCCGCATACTCTACTACAGCAGAACCAAATCCGCCCTGAATCTGTCCATCTTCAATAGTAATAATATGCTCGAATCTTGCAAACAAATCTTTTAGTAATTCAGTATCAAGCGGTTTTATAAAGCGTGGATTTACAACCTCGACTGAAATATTCTGACTTTGAAGCTGGTTGGCGGCTTCTAAAGCATAAGAAGTCATTGTTCCGAGAGCAATTACTGCGATGTCTTTACCATTTTTCAATATTTCACCTTTACCAAGCGGCACTGAGGTCATAGGCTTCAAAGGTACACCAAATCCATTTCCACGGGGGAATCTAATCGCAACAGGTCCCGAAGTATATGAAAATACTGCAGAATAAAGCATATCACGAAGTTCCTGTTCGTCCTTTGGCGCCATAAAAACTATTTGCTGTACAGACCTTAAATATGCGACGTCAAGCACACCATGGTGTGTGGCTCCATCAGCTCCAACAAGTCCTGCTCTATCCAAAGCAAATATCACATGTAAACCCTGAATAGCACAATCATGCACCAGATGGTCAAATGCTCTTTGTAAGAATGATGAATAAATCGCGCACACCGGTATTATCCCTTCACAGGCAAGACCGGCAGCAAAAGTCACGGCATGCCCTTCTGCAATTCCGACATCAAAAAGTCTGTCAGGGAAATGTTTTTCCATTTTAATAAGACCGGTACCATCTGCCATTGCGGCTGTTATGCCAACGACCTTACTGTTCATTTTGCATATTTCGACCATTGCATCGCCAAAAAATGCTGAGTAAGTGGGCACAGCAGGCTTATCGGGAACTTTTGCAAGGGATTTGCCTGTTACCTTATCTACTTTGCCGATTGCATGCAGATTCATAGCATCTTTTTCAGCAGGAGCATATCCTTTGCCCTTTTGGGTTATTATATGCAAAAATATCGGACCTTTTATATCTTTAATCAGGCTTAGTAGTCTGACTAATTTTTGAACATTATTGCCATTTATCGGACCGAAATATTGAAAACCTAAAGTTTCAAAAAGAGCTCCCGGAGTAATGATAGCCTTTACACCATCCTCAAGTCTTGAAGCAAATTTTCTTAATCTGTCTCCAAGTGAATCCATTTTCCCTGCCATATCCCAAATACCTCTTCTTAGAGAATTTACGGCTGAAGATGCGAAAAACTCATTGAAATAATTTGAAAAAGCAGACACATTTGGCTCAATTGAGATATTATTATCATTTAAAATTACAATCATATCCCGTTTCTGGACGCCAATATTATTCATTGCTTCGTATGCAAGACCACCTGTCATAGCACCATCGCCTATAACAGATACAACTTTAAAATCTTTATTTTGAAGGTCTCTGGCTGTTGCCATACCCAGACCTGCAGAAATACTCGTGCTGGCGTGGCCTGCTCCAAATGCATCATAAGGACTTTCAGTTCTTTTAAGAAATCCGGAAATTCCGCCATACTGCCTGATTGTTTGGAGTAATTCACGTCTGCCGGTCAATATTTTATGGGGATAACCCTGATGTCCGGTATCAAAAATTATTTTATCTGTTGGTGTATTAAATACATAATGCAATGCAACCGTTAACTCTACGACACCTAATCCTGCCCCGAAATGTCCGCCAACACGTGTAATTGTGTCTATCATAAATTCACGTACTTCATCACATACCACCGGAAGTGTATCCTTTGGTAATTTGCGTAAATCTTTTGGACTGTCAATATCTAATAAGTACTTGTATTCGTAATCTGATGTCATTATCTATATTTTTACTCGTCAAAAAATGTACTGACGTATATGTTCGTTAATATTTAGAATTTTGGTGAAAATACGGAAATTGTTCGGAAGAAAAATTTTGCAAGCAAGAATATTAATATTATCTTCTTTCGTTAGAGTTCAATATAGATGGCTCATACGAACCGTCCTTCATTCTGGAAGCCATCATTTCCTGAGCTTCATCTTTGTATATTTTCGGAATAATAATAGTTTTTTGTTCAGAAAGGGGTAAAGCTGAAACAAGTTTGGCATGAATTACAAGCGGTATTTCACCTTTTTGCATTGATTTAATGCCGTTTATAATAATATTCAGGACTTTCATCTCCTCATCGTGCAGAAAACGTAACTTATCAGCGACAGGCAGCCAAACTATATTAGCCATAAAAATACCCCAAAGGGTAGCTATAAATGCTGAAGCAATATTGGCAATCAGAACTTCCGGTTCAGAACCAACTGATGCAAGAGTGGCTATAAGACCCATAACCGTACCAATGATACCCATAGTAGGTGAATATCCGCCTAATTTATTGAAGAAGCCAATATAAACAAGATGTCGTTCTGTCATTGCGTGGAGTTCGTTATCAACAAGCTGGTCTAAAGCCTCAGGATCAGCACCGTCAATTACATTCTCAAGTAATTTTCCCAAGTACGGGTGTTTTACATTCTTAAGTTGATTTTCGAGTGAAAGGAGACCTTCACGCCTTGCCATAGCAGCAAGATTCACAATTTGC from Ignavibacteriota bacterium encodes the following:
- a CDS encoding phage tail tape measure protein, which gives rise to MSKNLEMVLDFMVDLKTDKSKVKRLADETEKLLSSIHPEIDTSSLKKGVQEIMNYLQSTGGSVENLKQAMSTMEINLDAEDLVSTFNEIENALLEIEKIDVSEALKKIDLSEVEKTLENLEISLSGLSEEDFFKEIEKLADSFVKSEMESKKLLETQKQALQALKASGKEGSEAYKKLEKDIAEAEKRLGSLSGTAEKTTKTFSERMATFGLATQGVQQVTAAFNQFLGPYQEFDKQLKNIGTLGVKNFEEFRNSAINLASDVPDTVAGVTEAIYNAISAEAINVVDGQADIAQGMKFIEQSSKLAVAGLSTTNDAVKALSSVTNAYGTDVLDAGKAADILFATVKNGVTTVPELNASLSQVVPIAAAAGVSFEEVGAAIATLTKQGVPTAQATTQIRSAIAELMKPGKDLKEVMEAAGVSIESLQKDGFQVTMQKLGEGMAKTGRDAANTFSSIESIGFALASTGDNAEKFANDLASIQDGAGSVDEAFAIANEGIAVKVQGVLNKIEAGFFKFFGAVGDGFIGLLTLSNQLAPMIASFSGIANLLPIDKFKQLGTVVLGLIPGFTSVGAVGTATGTAVSAAWISIIAPIAAIVAALAGLYLFFTKTEKGTSIIKKLGDGFKQLWDMAQPAFDGFMTFGESVVNALTTIGEAVWEYLITPFELGAEIIDMILGVIGDLIGETLDLNKVFEIMGQVYNEAAKKVDAVAQVFANIVKWIKQTKDNITAFIRNAPELFGILFDYAKYYLNPVNWISGDDEFEKQLSLRMQNAVKKVRETAQDINAQRDTKKTEEALEKVNQKQKELNKTNKEAKDVNESKNRSTKTALEIAKEEAGFKSKLLDLEYQKTEYLTKQNQLNENRNATTEEELYLLKEQISSIDKQRLAWIEALKAKKLVKEITPEGDIIFQPKVKEADKAEIESIIRNFDKEIQNNQSKVQGIKLKIDTDNKELDKQIKELQQQKIEWEVSVGIKDEGALEIFAQEYQTELALIINQIEDYESGRVKLSKEKYAELLKSELDFSQKLSDIQGRINNRKQEQIEKNYEKELNLLEQKYAKEESFLKKVSDKVLISNYSQIENDRISSIDRIKQKEADKLKELERMRENDSISEINYERRKTDIQNQFAKEREQVESENRRLKLQSEQLLNGALIEQQRRKDEEILNLEKNKITKELTLLEERALLYDELGKPIFETDKDREAYENLKTKLDETENLLKTKADSMGLILIGLQETVSDTMLNLFSGNLDAVVDSWRDYFNQLAGMLQAKVSAFVLDMILTPGTIQYLSALPFPLNIGALPAITQAVSVAVKKFSDPFIKQILSFPTGGKFDSPTLAIVGDGAKLGMPNREWLLNDPQLISIVQMASLASNSMIVSKLDNLDKTMSSMKLSTKLRGKDIEVSYRRTHQYTIARAR
- the dxs gene encoding 1-deoxy-D-xylulose-5-phosphate synthase, whose product is MTSDYEYKYLLDIDSPKDLRKLPKDTLPVVCDEVREFMIDTITRVGGHFGAGLGVVELTVALHYVFNTPTDKIIFDTGHQGYPHKILTGRRELLQTIRQYGGISGFLKRTESPYDAFGAGHASTSISAGLGMATARDLQNKDFKVVSVIGDGAMTGGLAYEAMNNIGVQKRDMIVILNDNNISIEPNVSAFSNYFNEFFASSAVNSLRRGIWDMAGKMDSLGDRLRKFASRLEDGVKAIITPGALFETLGFQYFGPINGNNVQKLVRLLSLIKDIKGPIFLHIITQKGKGYAPAEKDAMNLHAIGKVDKVTGKSLAKVPDKPAVPTYSAFFGDAMVEICKMNSKVVGITAAMADGTGLIKMEKHFPDRLFDVGIAEGHAVTFAAGLACEGIIPVCAIYSSFLQRAFDHLVHDCAIQGLHVIFALDRAGLVGADGATHHGVLDVAYLRSVQQIVFMAPKDEQELRDMLYSAVFSYTSGPVAIRFPRGNGFGVPLKPMTSVPLGKGEILKNGKDIAVIALGTMTSYALEAANQLQSQNISVEVVNPRFIKPLDTELLKDLFARFEHIITIEDGQIQGGFGSAVVEYAAEIFHHKTNFHLLGIPDKFIHHGTQEQLHAELGIDVAGLKNKIIEALNFKQKST
- a CDS encoding MotA/TolQ/ExbB proton channel family protein encodes the protein MKGSTLTGIIIGTIAILGSFLWEGGKTAYLFLLPPMVIVIVGTLAAGLAGHSFEVFRKIPLLIKITMKPPEYDIKGIILQIVNLAAMARREGLLSLENQLKNVKHPYLGKLLENVIDGADPEALDQLVDNELHAMTERHLVYIGFFNKLGGYSPTMGIIGTVMGLIATLASVGSEPEVLIANIASAFIATLWGIFMANIVWLPVADKLRFLHDEEMKVLNIIINGIKSMQKGEIPLVIHAKLVSALPLSEQKTIIIPKIYKDEAQEMMASRMKDGSYEPSILNSNERR